Proteins from one Clupea harengus chromosome 17, Ch_v2.0.2, whole genome shotgun sequence genomic window:
- the ptbp2a gene encoding polypyrimidine tract-binding protein 2 isoform X1 — MEGIVSEVGVGVKRGSDELLSSSVYNSPNSGMSSISDGTSNGSDSKKFKVEDAPPSRVLHIRKLPNEATETEVIALGLPFGKVTNILTLKGKNQAFLEMETEEAAITMVNYYTAVSPHVRNTPVILQYSNHKELKTDSAGNQRAQAVLQAVSAVQGGGMPTSGSSASESALTPAPSPVLRIIIDNMFYPVTLDVLQQIFSKFGTVMKIITFTKNNQFQALLQYSDPVNAQQAKLSLDGQNIYNACCTLRIDFSKLVNLNVKYNNDKSRDYTRPELPAGDGQPGVDPSVAAAFSKDSSSLLGKIPGAMNPLSAAAAAAAAAGRVALGHTGSSGVLLASNLNEEMVTPQSLFTLFGVYGDVQRVKILYNKKDSALIQMADANQAQLAMSHLNGQKMNSKIIRVTLSKHQTVQLPREGLDDQGLTKDFTNSPLHRFKKPGSKNFQNIFPPSGTLHLSNIPEDITEDDLRVLFSNSGSTVKAFKFFQDHKMALLQMASVEEAIQCLIDLHNYNVGNNHHLRVSFSKSTI, encoded by the exons ACGGCACGTCAAACGGAAGCGACAGTAAGAAGTTTAAAGTGGAGGACGCGCCCCCGTCCCGCGTGCTTCACATCAGGAAGCTCCCCAATGAGGCGACGGAGACCGAGGTCATCGCTCTGGGGCTGCCCTTTGGCAAGGTCACCAACATTCTGACGCTGAAGGGAAAGAACCAG GCCTTCTTagagatggagacggaggaggCGGCAATCACCATGGTGAACTACTACACGGCCGTGTCGCCACACGTGCGCAACACGCCTGTTATCCTCCAGTATTCCAATCACAAAGAGCTGAAGACAGACAGCGCAGGCAATCAG CGGGCACAGGCGGTCTTGCAGGCCGTGTCGGCTGTGCAGGGGGGTGGCATGCCCACATCCGGCTCATCAGCCAGCGAGAGCGCGCTCACGCCTGCTCCGAGCCCCGTGTTGCGCATCATCATCGACAACATGTTCTACCCTGTCACCCTGGACGTGCTACAGCAG ATCTTCTCAAAGTTCGGAACAGTCATGAAGATAATCACGTTCACCAAGAACAATCAGTTCCAGGCTCTGCTGCAGTACAGTGACCCCGTGAATGCGCAGCAGGCCAAACTG TCCCTAGATGGACAAAACATCTACAATGCTTGCTGTACGCTGCGTATTGACTTTTCGAAGCTGGTCAACCTGAATGTCAAGTATAACAATGACAAGAGCCGGGACTACACACGTCCTGAGCTGCCGGCTGGAGATGGCCAGCCTGGGGTCGACCCTTCCGTAGCAGCAGCCTTCAGCAAAGATTCGTCCTCGCTGCTCGGTAAGATTCCAG GTGCCATGAACCCACTGAGCGCCgctgcggcggcggcggcggcagccgGGAGGGTGGCACTCGGCCACACGGGCTCCAGCGGAGTCCTCCTGGCCAGCAACCTCAACGAAGAG ATGGTTACGCCCCAAAGTCTCTTTACCCTCTTCG GCGTGTATGGTGACGTGCAGCGCGTGAAGATCCTGTATAATAAAAAAGACAGCGCATTGATCCAGATGGCAGACGCTAATCAGGCCCAGCTTG CTATGAGCCATCTGAATGGTCAGAAGATGAATAGCAAGATCATCCGTGTGACCCTGTCCAAGCACCAGACGGTCCAGTTGCCCCGGGAGGGTCTGGATGACCAAGGGCTCACTAAGGACTTCACCAACTCCCCCCTGCACCGCTTCAAGAAGCCCGGCTCCAAGAACTTCCAGAacatcttccctccctctggcaCCCTGCATCTCTCCAATATCCC TGAAGACATCACAGAGGATGACCTTCGAGTTCTGTTCTCCAACTCTGGCAGCACGGTGAAAGCCTTCAAGTTTTTCCA AGATCACAAAATGGCGCTCCTGCAGATGGCCTCTGTGGAGGAGGCAATTCAGTGCCTCATCGACCTCCACAACTACAACGTGGGCAACAACCACCATCTTAGGGTTTCCTTCTCAAAATCAACCATCTGA
- the ptbp2a gene encoding polypyrimidine tract-binding protein 2 isoform X2 produces the protein MEGIVSEVGVGVKRGSDELLSSSVYNSPNSGMSSISDGTSNGSDSKKFKVEDAPPSRVLHIRKLPNEATETEVIALGLPFGKVTNILTLKGKNQAFLEMETEEAAITMVNYYTAVSPHVRNTPVILQYSNHKELKTDSAGNQRAQAVLQAVSAVQGGGMPTSGSSASESALTPAPSPVLRIIIDNMFYPVTLDVLQQIFSKFGTVMKIITFTKNNQFQALLQYSDPVNAQQAKLSLDGQNIYNACCTLRIDFSKLVNLNVKYNNDKSRDYTRPELPAGDGQPGVDPSVAAAFSKDSSSLLGAMNPLSAAAAAAAAAGRVALGHTGSSGVLLASNLNEEMVTPQSLFTLFGVYGDVQRVKILYNKKDSALIQMADANQAQLAMSHLNGQKMNSKIIRVTLSKHQTVQLPREGLDDQGLTKDFTNSPLHRFKKPGSKNFQNIFPPSGTLHLSNIPEDITEDDLRVLFSNSGSTVKAFKFFQDHKMALLQMASVEEAIQCLIDLHNYNVGNNHHLRVSFSKSTI, from the exons ACGGCACGTCAAACGGAAGCGACAGTAAGAAGTTTAAAGTGGAGGACGCGCCCCCGTCCCGCGTGCTTCACATCAGGAAGCTCCCCAATGAGGCGACGGAGACCGAGGTCATCGCTCTGGGGCTGCCCTTTGGCAAGGTCACCAACATTCTGACGCTGAAGGGAAAGAACCAG GCCTTCTTagagatggagacggaggaggCGGCAATCACCATGGTGAACTACTACACGGCCGTGTCGCCACACGTGCGCAACACGCCTGTTATCCTCCAGTATTCCAATCACAAAGAGCTGAAGACAGACAGCGCAGGCAATCAG CGGGCACAGGCGGTCTTGCAGGCCGTGTCGGCTGTGCAGGGGGGTGGCATGCCCACATCCGGCTCATCAGCCAGCGAGAGCGCGCTCACGCCTGCTCCGAGCCCCGTGTTGCGCATCATCATCGACAACATGTTCTACCCTGTCACCCTGGACGTGCTACAGCAG ATCTTCTCAAAGTTCGGAACAGTCATGAAGATAATCACGTTCACCAAGAACAATCAGTTCCAGGCTCTGCTGCAGTACAGTGACCCCGTGAATGCGCAGCAGGCCAAACTG TCCCTAGATGGACAAAACATCTACAATGCTTGCTGTACGCTGCGTATTGACTTTTCGAAGCTGGTCAACCTGAATGTCAAGTATAACAATGACAAGAGCCGGGACTACACACGTCCTGAGCTGCCGGCTGGAGATGGCCAGCCTGGGGTCGACCCTTCCGTAGCAGCAGCCTTCAGCAAAGATTCGTCCTCGCTGCTCG GTGCCATGAACCCACTGAGCGCCgctgcggcggcggcggcggcagccgGGAGGGTGGCACTCGGCCACACGGGCTCCAGCGGAGTCCTCCTGGCCAGCAACCTCAACGAAGAG ATGGTTACGCCCCAAAGTCTCTTTACCCTCTTCG GCGTGTATGGTGACGTGCAGCGCGTGAAGATCCTGTATAATAAAAAAGACAGCGCATTGATCCAGATGGCAGACGCTAATCAGGCCCAGCTTG CTATGAGCCATCTGAATGGTCAGAAGATGAATAGCAAGATCATCCGTGTGACCCTGTCCAAGCACCAGACGGTCCAGTTGCCCCGGGAGGGTCTGGATGACCAAGGGCTCACTAAGGACTTCACCAACTCCCCCCTGCACCGCTTCAAGAAGCCCGGCTCCAAGAACTTCCAGAacatcttccctccctctggcaCCCTGCATCTCTCCAATATCCC TGAAGACATCACAGAGGATGACCTTCGAGTTCTGTTCTCCAACTCTGGCAGCACGGTGAAAGCCTTCAAGTTTTTCCA AGATCACAAAATGGCGCTCCTGCAGATGGCCTCTGTGGAGGAGGCAATTCAGTGCCTCATCGACCTCCACAACTACAACGTGGGCAACAACCACCATCTTAGGGTTTCCTTCTCAAAATCAACCATCTGA